A single genomic interval of Orcinus orca chromosome 19, mOrcOrc1.1, whole genome shotgun sequence harbors:
- the SMIM6 gene encoding small integral membrane protein 6, giving the protein MDRLLTKRTWKDEFWQNPVDQGGLVVICLFIITVLFLILFAIVFGSLPALDRVNECEES; this is encoded by the coding sequence ATGGACAGACTACTAACAAAACGCACCTGGAAGGATGAGTTCTGGCAGAACCCCGTCGACCAGGGGGGCCTGGTAGTGATCTGCTTGTTCATCATTACGGTCCTGTTTCTCATCTTGTTTGCTATTGTGTTTGGTTCACTCCCTGCACTCGATAGGGTCAACGAGTGTGAAGAGTCGTGA
- the RECQL5 gene encoding ATP-dependent DNA helicase Q5 isoform X4, translating into MSTNSSSPFDPERRVRSTLKKVFGFDSFKTPLQERATMAVVKGDKDVFVCMPTGAGKSLCYQLPALLAKGITIVISPLIALIQDQVDHLLALKVQVSTLNSKLSAQQKKELLCDLEQEKPWTKLLYITPEMAASASFQPALNSLASRHLLSYLVVDEAHCVSQWGHDFRPDYLRLGALRPRLAHAPCVALTATATPQVREDVFAALQLKQPVATFKTPCFRANLFYDVQFKELLPDPYGNLRDFCLKALGQKADKGLLSGCGIVYCRTREACEQLAIELSYRGVNAKAYHAGLKAPERTLVQNEWMEEKVPVIVATISFGMGVDKANVRFVAHWNIAKSMAGYYQESGRAGRDGKPSWCRLYYSRNDRDQVSFLIRKEVAKLQEKRGNKASDKAAVLAFDALVAFCEESGTDTPTPDAAAWGDPRQRMCAV; encoded by the exons ATGAGTACCAACTCTTCCTCTCCTTTTGACCCTGAGCGTCGAGTCCGGAGCACGTTGAAGAAGGTCTTTGGGTTTGACTCTTTTAAGACGCCTTTGCAGGAGAGGGCAACCATGGCTGTAGTGAAAG GCGACAAGGATGTCTTTGTGTGCATGCCCACAGGGGCAGGAAAATCCCTCTGCTATCAGCTCCCTGCTCTGTTGGCCAAAGGCATCACCATCGTGATCTCTCCTCTCATTGCTTTGATTCAG GACCAAGTGGACCACTTGCTGGCCCTGAAGGTCCAAGTGAGTACCCTGAACTCAAAGCTCTCGgcacagcagaagaaggagctGCTCTGTGACCTGGAGCAGGAAAAGCCCTGGACCAAGCTTCTGTACATCACGCCAGAGATGGCGGCTTCTGCCTCCTTCCAGCCCGCCCTAAACTCCTTGGCGTCTCGCCACCTGCTCTCCTACCTCGTGGTGGATGAAGCTCATTGTGTTTCCCAGTGGGGTCACGACTTCCGTCCTGACTACTTGCGTCTGGGAGCCCTGCGCCCCCGCCTGGCCCACGCCCCCTGTGTGGCTCTCACTGCCACAGCCACCCCGCAGGTCCGAGAGGATGTGTTTGCCGCCCTGCAGCTGAAGCAGCCAGTTGCCACCTTCAAGACTCCCTGCTTCCGGGCCAACCTCTTCTATGATGTGCAGTTCAAGGAACTGCTTCCTGATCCCTACGGGAACCTGAGGGACTTCTGCCTTAAGGCTCTTGGACAGAAGGCTGATAAAGGG TTGTTGTCCGGCTGCGGCATTGTCTACTGCAGGACCAGGGAGGCCTGTGAACAGCTGGCTATAGAGCTCAGTTACAGGGGCGTGAATGCCAAGGCGTACCACGCAG GACTGAAGGCTCCTGAAAGAACGCTGGTGCAGAACGAGTGGATGGAGGAGAAGGTCCCTGTAATTGTTGCAACTATTAGTTTTGGAATGGGAGTGGACAAAGCCAATGTCAG GTTTGTCGCCCACTGGAATATTGCCAAGTCTATGGCTGGGTACTACCAGGAGTCTGGCCGGGCGGGCAGAGACGGAAAGCCTTCCTGGTGCCGTCTGTATTACTCTAGGAATGACCGGGACCAAGTCAGCTTCCTGATCAGGAAGGAAGTAGCAAAACTCCAG GAAAAGAGAGGGAACAAAGCATCCGATAAAGCTGCTGTCTTGGCCTTTGATGCCCTGGTGGCCTTCTGTGAAGAATCGGG